AGATTCCGTGGCGACTGGCGAGCGGCACTCCGGGACCGCTCCGCCGTCCTCTCGGCCGCCACGGCGGTCCTGTGCCTCTCCGCGGCCGTTGCGGCGGCCAGCAAGGCCGCCGCATTCCTGATCCTCGCCAGCCTGAGCCTGCTGCTTCTCCTGAATGCCCGCGACGTGGCGAGGCGCACCATCGCGGCCGCCGTCGTCGCGCTGGTCTGGGGAGCATCCTCGGTACTCGTCTGGCTCACGCCGCTCGCGGCCCGATTCCAATACGTCCTGGACGTTTCTGGCGCGGGACTCAAGTCGGTCGACCGGATCATCATGTGGCGTGCCGGACTTCGGATGCTGCGCGACTTCCCGTTCTGCGGCGTGGGGTTCGGCGCTTTCCGCGACGTCTATCCCCGGTACCTCCCGTTCGGGGAGTCCGGCGTCACGAACCAGATCCATAACGACTACCTGGAGATGCTGCTCGACGGCGGCATCGTCGCCGGCGTCCTGGTCGCGTGGCTCGCCTGGGGGTACTGGGCGAAGGCGATGAGCTCCGTCGGGCAGCGGGAGGATGCCCACCTCCGGCCGGCGTTCATCGGGCTCCTCCTGGGGCTCGCTTCGCTCTCGTTGCACGCCGCCGTGGACTTCAATCACCAGATCCCCGCAAACGCTCTCCTGTTCGTCACCGCGGCCGCCCTGGCTCTTCGGGAGCCCGCGCGACCGCCGAGGGGCGGGTGATGCGCCGCGCGAGCCGGCGGATCCCCGGTCTCCTCTTCGTCGCTCTTGCCGGGATCTTCCTGATCCGCGCCGTTCGCGGCGTGCGCGCCGGGATCGCACGGTGGCAGGGCTCCAGCCTGGTCACGTTCGCCGACCGGGGCCGCGCGACGGAGATGCTGAGGCGTCAGGCCGAAGGGTTCGACCGATTCGAAGCGCTCTGGCTCTCGGGCGAGTGGGAGATCGGGGTCTGGGACGAGCTGAGCGCTCGCGCGAACTCGACGTCCGAGGCAGGTCGGGTGCTCCTCGACGCGGCGGGATGCGACCTCGAAGCCTCGACGCTGAGTCCGTCGTCGGGCTGGCCGTGGACGGGCCTCTCGGAAGCGTACGCGAGGGTCGAGCGCTCCGCGCGCTCTCGAAGGGTCGTGGATCTCGCAACGCTGGGTGGCTCGCCCTGGAGCCACGTCGGGCACGCCGGGCGCGTCGCCGTCGGGCTCCTCCGAAAGGCGATCGAGCGAGAACCCTCGACTGCCGCCCACCGGGATGACCTCGTCAATCTTCTCCACGAACTCGGTATCCTGGATGAGGCCCTCGTCGCGATCCGGGAGTCCGCCCGGGTCCAGCCGTCGCTCGTGTTCCATTCCGGGCTCGACATCGGGGCGTTGCCGCGCGCGTTCCTGGAGGCGTTCGTGGATGGCTCCCGCGAAGGCCTCGGCCGGACCCCGCTCTTCCCCAGAGGGAGCCACTTCGTCGCCCTGGGCCAGATGGAGCGCCGTCTCGGACGCCTGAAACGGGCCGAGGCGGATCTTCGCGCCGCGCTGCGCGAGCCGATCGACTCGTTGACGCGCGCGGAAGCGTCGTTTCACCTCGGCCTGGTGCTCCTCGACCAAGCGCGCTTCGAGGAAGCTGCCCGCTGCATCGAAGACGCCGCGCGCGAGCCGGCGTTCGCCCTCGACAGGGCCGTGTCCCTCGCGGACATCGCCGAAAGGCAGGGGAATCTCACGAAGGCCCTGGACCACCTCCGTGAGGCGAGACGGCTGGACGCCGGCAACGTGGTCTGGCGGTGCATGGAGGTCGCGAGGGTGGCCAGCCGCCTCGGCGCCCACGACGAGGCGGTGAGCGCGTTGAAGTGGGCCATTCTCAACGCCCCGGACAACCCGGCGCCCCGGGCGGCGCTCGTGCGCGCCTACTCGGCGGCAGGGGACGTGGCCGCGGCGAGGACGGCCTACGAGGAGCTGGTTCGCGTCGGGGGCGAGACGCCGGAGATCCTCCGGCTGCGGGGGGAATTCGCCAAGGGTCCGAGCGCTGACGGGCACTGAGGATTCGAGGTCCATGAGATGAAATTCCTGGTCATGACGCCGGGGGTCTTCGACAAGGGGGGCATCGCCCGCTATGGCCGCTTCCAGATCCAGGCGCTTCGAGAGGCTTTCGGCGAGGAGGCCGTGGAAGTCTTCAGCCTGCTCGGACGGCAGGACGACGACCTCGAGACGCCGTTTCGCGTGAACTGGACCGG
This Terriglobia bacterium DNA region includes the following protein-coding sequences:
- a CDS encoding tetratricopeptide repeat protein → MRRASRRIPGLLFVALAGIFLIRAVRGVRAGIARWQGSSLVTFADRGRATEMLRRQAEGFDRFEALWLSGEWEIGVWDELSARANSTSEAGRVLLDAAGCDLEASTLSPSSGWPWTGLSEAYARVERSARSRRVVDLATLGGSPWSHVGHAGRVAVGLLRKAIEREPSTAAHRDDLVNLLHELGILDEALVAIRESARVQPSLVFHSGLDIGALPRAFLEAFVDGSREGLGRTPLFPRGSHFVALGQMERRLGRLKRAEADLRAALREPIDSLTRAEASFHLGLVLLDQARFEEAARCIEDAAREPAFALDRAVSLADIAERQGNLTKALDHLREARRLDAGNVVWRCMEVARVASRLGAHDEAVSALKWAILNAPDNPAPRAALVRAYSAAGDVAAARTAYEELVRVGGETPEILRLRGEFAKGPSADGH
- a CDS encoding O-antigen ligase family protein, with product RFRGDWRAALRDRSAVLSAATAVLCLSAAVAAASKAAAFLILASLSLLLLLNARDVARRTIAAAVVALVWGASSVLVWLTPLAARFQYVLDVSGAGLKSVDRIIMWRAGLRMLRDFPFCGVGFGAFRDVYPRYLPFGESGVTNQIHNDYLEMLLDGGIVAGVLVAWLAWGYWAKAMSSVGQREDAHLRPAFIGLLLGLASLSLHAAVDFNHQIPANALLFVTAAALALREPARPPRGG